TGTTGAATTTATAGGAGATCCTCTTGTTTTAAATGATTGTTTAtcgtaataaaaaaaaatccagtgtaatataataatcaGGTTAACCTTTTATGATCGATTAAAAAGAATACCTTATTTATAATATGTGGGTATTGAGGATCACCATAGGATGTGTTcataaactaatttaaaaaggtattattatttattaggtGTATAACGCCACTGTGGGGGAAACTCTGTGTGGAcctgttttctttacatctgTGATTCCTTCGTTATGGGAAAGGAGAAGATCCATATTAATATAGTTGTAATTGGCCATGTCGATTCTGGGAAGTCCACCACTACTGGCCACCTCATTTATAAGTGTGGGGGCATTGACAAGAGAACCATCGAGAAATTTGAAAAGGAAGCTGCGGAGGTAagattaaaattgattaaaattgTTCCTCTTCCAATGAATTCTGAAAGCAAgggattttaaaaaatggcagAACTGTTTGAAGCCTTGGACTGAGTGAAACAAGATGATTTCTGGGAGTTGTAGTCATGGTTACACAGGGCCTTAAGACACTTTTGTGACAATATAAAGAACTCCAATGGTGTTTCCTGATGTGTTTACAGCATATTTGTCAGCACATGTACCTtaccatgtactgtaaatatagtGATGATTATTTTTAAGGTTATACATAGCTTTCAGATCTTTATTTGaaaatttagtttttatttaaacagagtTTTTGTTTAGACATCATTATTTTTGTATCTCTTTAATAGCTTTTTAGTGAATATGTTGTTTAAAGATGATGTTCTCTCTGTTGCCCAGATGGGGAAAGGCTCATTTAAATATGCTTGGGTTCTGGACAAGCTGAaggcagagcgagagagaggcaTCACAATAGACATTTCCCTTTGGAAGTTTGAAACCTCTAAATACTACATCACCATCATCGATGCTCCAGGACACAGAGATTTCATCAAGAATATGATTACCGGGACTTCCCAGGTGAAGCAGTGCGGAGAAATATATTTTGCGATCCAAGTTTGAGCCTTTGACATTGTTGTATTGTCAGTGAATAATCTCCActggaaacaaaaacaacaaaaataatgtataGTTTGGAATAACTAAATATAACATttcagttttttaaaaatatttttttaaggatATTGACTCTGTTTGGAAAGTTTTcaatcctgcctcgatgcccgatgacgcctgagataggcacaggctccccgtgacccgagtagttcggataagcggtagaaaatgagtgagtgagtgagtggaaaGTTTTCAGTGAGAAGATCTAGGCACATCTTTATTTGAGCCCAAATGGACTTTTTTGACCCATTAAAGCATATGGGAGGGCAATTGtgacctttctttctttgtatcaTTTGTTTGTGGAGTAGCAAAGTGCATACTTAAAGGTTGAAATAACTCACATTTtgctatttttgtatttaaatatgcCATTAATactacaaagattttttttttatgtttatattatacatataatttATTCAGTGACACTGAgcttaaaaaacttttttctgctCTCTTTCAGGCAGATTGTGCTGTTCTTATTGTGGCAGCTGGGGTAGGCGAGTTTGAGGCAGGTATCTCTAAGAATGGACAGACTCGTGAACATGCCCTGCTTGCATACACGCTGGGTGTCAAGCAGCTGATTGTTGGTGTTAACAAAATGGACTCCACAGAACCTTCTTACAGTGAAAAGCGCTATGATGAGATTGTTAAAGAGGTCAGTGCTTACATCAAGAAGATTGGATACAGCCCTGCCGCTGTACCCTTTGTCCCTATTTCTGGATGGCATGGGGACAACATGCTGGAACCTTCCACTAATGTAGGTTTTTGTGGCTCATGTAcatactttatattatatatgatttattaTGTGGGGGAATACATGTGAATATGCAAACCCCTGTACTCCACAGATGACATGGTTTAAAGGCTGGAAACTCGAGAGGAAGGAACAGCATGCCACCGGAATAACTCTCCTTGAGGCCTTGGACACGATTATGCCTCCCACACGTCCCACTGACAAGCCTTTACGCCTTCCTCTGCAGGATGTTTACAAAATTGGAGGTCTGCATCTACTtagatgatgttgatgatgatatGGTACA
This DNA window, taken from Tachysurus fulvidraco isolate hzauxx_2018 chromosome 23, HZAU_PFXX_2.0, whole genome shotgun sequence, encodes the following:
- the eef1a2 gene encoding elongation factor 1-alpha 2, with the protein product MGKEKIHINIVVIGHVDSGKSTTTGHLIYKCGGIDKRTIEKFEKEAAEMGKGSFKYAWVLDKLKAERERGITIDISLWKFETSKYYITIIDAPGHRDFIKNMITGTSQADCAVLIVAAGVGEFEAGISKNGQTREHALLAYTLGVKQLIVGVNKMDSTEPSYSEKRYDEIVKEVSAYIKKIGYSPAAVPFVPISGWHGDNMLEPSTNMTWFKGWKLERKEQHATGITLLEALDTIMPPTRPTDKPLRLPLQDVYKIGGIGTVPVGRVETGILRPGMVVTFAPVNITTEVKSVEMHHESLSEAVPGDNVGFNVKNVSVKDIRRGNVCGDSRSDPPQEAAGFTAQVIILNHPGQISAGYSPVLDCHTAHIACKFAELREKIDRRSGKKLEDNPKSLKSGDAAIVDMIPGKPMCVESFSQYPPLGRFAVRDMRQTVAVGVIKNVEKKIGGSCKITKSAQKAQKAVK